In one window of Zhongshania aliphaticivorans DNA:
- a CDS encoding response regulator produces MHILVVESFSTMRRIIGNLLVELGYRYISEAEDGLSALPMLHNQRFDLVITDLQMPRMSGLELLRAIRADNKLAHIPVLMITADAKREQIIEAAQAGVSAYVVRPFTAAILENKMLSIVGHLNDGR; encoded by the coding sequence ATGCATATTCTTGTTGTTGAGAGTTTCTCAACTATGCGGCGTATTATTGGTAATTTACTTGTAGAGTTGGGTTATCGTTATATTAGTGAGGCAGAAGACGGTTTATCTGCTCTACCCATGCTCCACAACCAACGTTTTGATCTGGTGATCACCGATTTACAAATGCCAAGAATGTCTGGCTTGGAACTGCTTCGCGCCATACGGGCAGATAATAAACTAGCTCATATTCCTGTGCTAATGATTACGGCTGATGCGAAACGTGAGCAAATAATAGAGGCTGCGCAGGCGGGAGTTAGCGCTTATGTAGTAAGACCTTTTACGGCGGCAATCCTAGAAAATAAAATGCTATCTATTGTTGGTCATTTAAACGATGGGCGTTGA
- the fliM gene encoding flagellar motor switch protein FliM gives MVKELLSQAEIDALLANVQSPALQSDPNNSHPVTARSFDLASRRRLKKRRLPGLEHINKRFAEYFRESISDVLGQNVEVAAIDVQLQPYGQYLHSLYVPTSLNLMRLQPLSGVGMVVFDARLVYRLVDMFFGGNGTQGHADGRDFSKVERRVIRRVTERAHTDYEKAWRLVETVVCEPMVMEVNPALASITGQADNVVVCRFQIELDSGGGGEFHITLPLTMLEPVIDVLSKNESVEQSGNTTQWRRELGQSLLDTKVSTACTIAEPVMSLSQVASLKAGDVIPLRASEPSILTASGMAMARAQLGIRNGYLTLEILE, from the coding sequence ATGGTGAAGGAGCTACTTTCTCAAGCAGAAATTGATGCCCTACTGGCGAATGTGCAGTCGCCAGCATTGCAATCAGATCCCAATAATTCCCATCCTGTTACTGCACGCTCATTTGATTTAGCAAGCCGGCGCCGGTTAAAGAAACGACGTCTTCCCGGCTTGGAACACATCAATAAGCGATTTGCAGAATATTTTCGTGAAAGTATTTCCGATGTGCTTGGCCAAAATGTTGAGGTTGCTGCTATTGATGTGCAACTCCAGCCTTATGGTCAATACCTGCATTCCCTGTATGTACCTACGTCATTAAATTTAATGCGACTGCAGCCGTTAAGTGGTGTTGGTATGGTTGTTTTTGATGCCCGCTTGGTTTATCGATTAGTAGATATGTTCTTTGGTGGCAATGGCACCCAAGGGCATGCTGATGGGCGGGATTTCAGCAAGGTGGAGCGCCGTGTTATTCGTCGTGTCACTGAGCGAGCACATACAGATTATGAAAAGGCTTGGCGTTTAGTCGAGACGGTTGTGTGTGAGCCTATGGTAATGGAGGTAAATCCCGCGTTGGCGTCAATTACCGGCCAGGCCGATAACGTTGTGGTGTGCCGCTTTCAAATAGAGCTTGATAGCGGTGGCGGTGGTGAGTTTCATATAACGCTGCCCTTAACGATGTTAGAACCGGTTATTGATGTACTTAGCAAAAATGAGTCGGTAGAGCAGTCGGGGAATACGACTCAGTGGCGCAGAGAATTGGGTCAGTCTTTACTGGATACCAAGGTGAGTACCGCATGTACGATCGCAGAGCCGGTAATGAGTTTATCCCAAGTTGCCTCTTTGAAAGCAGGGGATGTTATTCCATTGCGTGCTAGTGAACCTTCGATATTAACGGCTTCAGGGATGGCTATGGCGAGGGCGCAGCTGGGTATTAGAAACGGATATTTAACACTCGAAATCCTTGAGTGA
- a CDS encoding MinD/ParA family ATP-binding protein has product MTRPIQVVAVSGGKGGVGKSNIAINLGVALADSGKRVVLLDADFGLANVDVLLGLKTDKTIEHVLDGSCSLQDILLPGPAGVKILPASSGTRHLSMLSALEHAGLIRDFSDIANQLDVLVIDTAAGISDSVINFLTAANEVLMVVCNEPSSITDVYALIKILNRDFARRRFRIVANMVADEAEGRQLFDTLNQVCGQFLNVALIYAGTIPFDVKLRESVKQQVPVLLAAPSSPSARALSELAQQVNQWPLPAKAQGHLVFFVEQLLAAQVMGDEAVERAND; this is encoded by the coding sequence ATGACTCGTCCCATTCAAGTCGTTGCTGTTAGCGGAGGTAAGGGTGGTGTAGGTAAAAGCAATATTGCCATTAATCTTGGTGTGGCGCTGGCTGATAGTGGCAAGCGGGTAGTCTTGCTAGATGCTGATTTTGGTCTCGCCAATGTCGATGTGCTTTTGGGGTTAAAAACCGATAAAACAATTGAACATGTACTGGACGGCAGTTGCTCGCTTCAGGATATTTTGCTGCCAGGGCCAGCGGGAGTAAAAATTCTTCCTGCGTCTTCTGGTACTCGGCATTTGAGCATGCTCAGCGCTTTAGAGCATGCGGGTTTAATTCGTGATTTTAGTGATATTGCAAACCAATTAGATGTTCTTGTTATTGATACGGCTGCGGGAATATCTGATTCGGTCATCAATTTTCTTACGGCTGCCAATGAGGTGTTAATGGTGGTGTGTAATGAACCAAGTTCGATTACAGATGTTTATGCCTTGATTAAAATATTGAACCGAGATTTTGCTCGGCGCCGATTTAGGATTGTTGCAAATATGGTCGCGGATGAAGCGGAGGGTCGACAATTGTTTGATACCTTAAATCAAGTGTGTGGCCAGTTTTTAAATGTCGCTTTGATTTATGCCGGCACGATACCTTTTGACGTGAAGTTGAGAGAGTCGGTGAAACAACAGGTGCCGGTGTTATTGGCGGCGCCAAGCAGCCCATCTGCGCGAGCGCTGAGTGAATTAGCACAGCAAGTGAATCAGTGGCCTTTACCGGCTAAGGCACAGGGCCACTTGGTGTTTTTTGTTGAGCAATTGTTGGCAGCGCAAGTTATGGGCGACGAAGCGGTAGAGCGAGCCAATGACTGA
- the fliN gene encoding flagellar motor switch protein FliN — protein sequence MDKQDELRRQRQALKEEMEAGDHKDLERSGSAAFSARSPVGGAENRLSERLPSGPDLSMVMDIPVRLTLEVGGSDMPIRDLLQLHQGAIVELDRQAGEPLDVLVNGTLIARGEVVVIEDKLGIRLTEVVSQADRLQSLS from the coding sequence ATGGATAAACAAGATGAGCTTCGTCGCCAGCGACAGGCCTTAAAGGAAGAAATGGAGGCGGGTGATCACAAAGATTTAGAGCGATCCGGTAGCGCGGCTTTTAGTGCGCGGTCTCCGGTTGGCGGTGCTGAGAATCGGCTTAGTGAACGTTTGCCAAGTGGTCCGGATCTATCCATGGTGATGGATATTCCGGTCCGTCTAACCTTGGAGGTTGGCGGCAGCGATATGCCAATTCGGGATTTGCTGCAACTTCATCAAGGCGCCATTGTTGAGCTAGATCGGCAAGCGGGAGAACCCTTGGATGTGTTGGTTAACGGGACGTTGATTGCGCGTGGAGAGGTTGTTGTGATTGAGGATAAGCTTGGGATACGGTTGACTGAGGTGGTAAGTCAGGCGGATCGTTTACAATCACTGTCTTGA